One Drechmeria coniospora strain ARSEF 6962 chromosome 01, whole genome shotgun sequence genomic region harbors:
- a CDS encoding putative 35 kDa ribonuclease H, which yields MDDDERTAPSPPPPPTSRPPPSSSTTFIPPSVHAQTLRSGASYSHFSPVPSSLLAPSDPSDPSSSPPACALGVDEAGRGPVLGPMVYGVFYLPLPLSDPLLRQGHHFDDSKALTPAVRSDLMRALCSPGSDLHESCGWATAALSARDIAAGMLRPVVPYNLNAQAMDATVDLIKAVYARGVNVREIYVDTIGQPAPYQAKLQRIFPTAKITVAKKADSLYPCVSAASVCAKVTRDAALEELYRARAAHDADADADADNDGSMAWGSGYPSDGRCVSWMKANMHPLFGWGPECRFSWGTAKDMLETKGNGVKVEWPVDDDGETTRLTDFFTPGAGDAATEELGTWFGTSTGLEAF from the coding sequence atggacgacgatgagcgaACGGCTCCatcccctccgccgccgcctaccTCTCGACCACCCCCCTCATCATCCACAACCTTCATCCCGCCCTCCGTACACGCCCAAACCCTTCGCTCGGGCGCATCCTACTCCCATTTCTCCCCCGTaccctcctccctcctcgcgCCGTCCGATCCGTCCgatccgtcgtcctcgccgcccgcctgcgccctcggcgtcgatgaggccggccgcggccccgtcctcggccccaTGGTCTACGGCGTCTTCTACCTCCCGCTACCCCTCTCCGACCCCCTCCTCCGCCAAGGTCATCACTTCGACGACTCCAAGGCCCTCACGCCCGCCGTTCGCTCCGACCTCATGCGCGCCCTCTGCTCCCCCGGTTCCGACCTCCACGAGTCCTGCGGCTGGGCTACCGCCGCCCTCTCCGCGAGAgacatcgccgccggcatgcTTCGTCCCGTCGTTCCCTACAACCTCAATGCCCAGGCCATGGacgccaccgtcgacctcATCAAGGCCGTCTACGCCCGCGGCGTCAACGTGCGCGAAATCTACGTCGACACCATCGGTCAGCCCGCCCCCTACCAAGCCAAGCTCCAGCGCATCTTCCCCACCGCCAAGATCACCGTTGCCAAGAAGGCCGACAGCCTCTACCCCTGCGTCAGCGCCGCCTCGGTGTGTGCCAAGGTCACgcgcgacgccgccctcgaagAGCTCTATCGGGCTCGTGCCGCccacgatgccgatgccgatgccgatgccgacaaCGACGGGTCCATGGCGTGGGGTTCGGGATACCCTTCCGATGGCCGTTGCGTGTCTTGGATGAAGGCCAATATGCATCCCCTCTTCGGCTGGGGCCCCGAGTGCCGCTTCAGCTGGGGCACGGCCAAGGACATGCTCGAGACCAAGGGCAACGGTGTCAAGGTAGAgtggcccgtcgacgacgacggcgagacgacgaggctcACCGATTTCTTCACCCCCGGGGCCGGAGACGCGGCCACCGAAGAGCTAGGGACATGGTTTGGGACCTCTACCGGGCTCGAGGCATTTTAG
- a CDS encoding Mitochondrial escape protein 2 has protein sequence MVYFRAFASASTALQPGARLSTPLRRRPGLVSSRSPPCFSFMNHGSVHHAPVFRAWESTETKTTTSAPENKTTTAEKEAGHFTVDPNESLLFFNNLFPIRLSAILRLPSNSDRDLLRRFDNPTLGIMDPIRLVKRAIPEDMSLKVTEIMPRLKDGGVFVKVHHDPRIIDRNFSYHATTADTLLQRLEAQPLKPWFSPFRGVQGRWVRGSPWLEDLYRFPSPLLKAEFAPREPGATPAELSEEMLYSLFRRYGKIADIMPQAWDSKETPRYATIAFPRIRDAIMARNCLHGFLVTEAMGGGKDGTVLRLSYMKRVKPHSIWNWLTNHPRIVIPIIAALIAGASVIIFDPIRKFFIKVHVQQSLKFTQSRIYKWFKSRTDGLTFRTHRRDMMEGLSTIWNHRREPIEKLRGWLDGSSDTFVVITGPRGSGKVEMVMDQSLAGRKNVLLIDCKPIVDAGGEAGTLRRLASAVGYRPMFSWANSMSSMIDLAVQSTTGVKAGFSETLESQVDKVLRTTGAALKDIALSGRSSKDKDASLSEDAFLEAHPECRPVIVVDNFLHKNEEKSIMYEKIAEWAASMIQNNVAHVVFLTSDSAYSKPLSKAMPDRVFRTISLGDLDHKVARKYVMSRLEDDQKAEDATEAGEGVGTRPRPNVNGLDACIETLGGRLTDLEFLSRRIKAGQSPRQAVDEIVADGATDIVKMFLLPKSGDGERRYSTQQAWHLVKSLAEAPSLRYNQVLLTPTFSSSGSPSAADGEAALDALASAELISLKTHQGRPQLIRAGKPLHQAAFAVLVSDRVLKAKMDLAVASENTKVESKNIETVEKELALLGGLPRQTSETAARVIYLLNKLDASQKRIGDWEKEMATLKKVLNDEF, from the exons ATGGTGTATTTCCGAGCTTTCGcgtccgcgtcgacggctctACAGCCGGGTGCGAGATTGTCGACTCCTCTgagacgacggccaggccTGGTATCAAGCAGGTCTCCTCCATGCTTTTCGTTCATGAATCATGGCTCTGTCCATCACGCACCCGTGTTTCGAGCGTGGGAGAGTACGGAAACGAAAACAACAACGTCTGCGCCCGAGAATAAGACGACGACCGCGGAAAAGGAAGCTGGCCATTTCACCGTCGATCCAAACGAGTCGCTTCTCTTCTTCAACAACCTCTTTCCCATCAGGCTGAGCGCCATCCTGAGGCTGCCATCCAATTCAGATCGTGACCTTCTTCGTCGGTTCGACAATCCGACATTGGGTATCATGGACCCAATCCGCCTTGTTAAGAGAGCCATTCCGGAGGACATGTCGCTCAAGGTGACGGAGATCATGCCCCGACTCAAGGACGGAGGTGTCTTTGTCAAGGTTCATCACGATCCGAGAATTA TCGATCGAAATTTTTCTTACCATGCCACCACCGCAGACACACTTTTGCAAAGGTTGGAGGCGCAACCTCTCAAGCCCTGGTTTAGCCCATTCCGAGGCGTCCAAGGTCGTTGGGTCCGTGGCTCACCTTGGCTGGAAGATCTCTATCGCTTTCCTTCACCCCTGCTGAAGGCCGAGTTCGCGCCTCGGGAGCCAGGAGCCACACCGGCGGAGTTGTCGGAGGAGATGCTCTACAGCCTCTTCCGCCGGTACGGTAAGATTGCCGACATCATGCCTCAAGCATGGGACTCAAAGGAAACACCGAGGTATGCGACGATCGCCTTTCCGCGTATACGGGATGCCATCATGGCGCGCAACTGCCTTcacggcttcctcgtcaccgAAGCCATGGGTGGAGGCAAGGACGGCACCGTTTTGAGGCTTTCGTACATGAAGCGCGTCAAGCCGCACAGTATTTGGAATTGGCTGACGAACCACCCGCGAATCGTGATTCCAATCATCGCAGCCCTCATTGCTGGCGCATCCGTCATCATTTTTGACCCCATACGAAAGTTCTTCATCAAAGTCCACGTGCAACAGTCGCTCAAGTTTACGCAGTCGCGAATCTACAAATGGTTCAAGTCTCGCACCGATGGCCTCACTTTCCGCACTCATAGACGGGACATGATGGAAGGGTTGAGCACCATTTGGAATCACCGGCGAGAACCGATCGAGAAGCTCCGGGGCTGGCTTGACGGAAGCTCCGACACATTTGTCGTCATCACGGGACCCAGGGGTTCGGGCAAGGTGGAGATGGTCATGGACCAGTCGCTCGCGGGGCGGAAGAATGTCCTCCTGATCGACTGCAAGCCTATCGTCGATGCTGGAGGCGAGGCTGGCACGCTTAGGCGGTTGGCGAGCGCCGTCGGATACCGTCCGATGTTCTCTTGGGCAAACAGCATGAGCAGCATGATCGATCTCGCCGTCCAAAGCACAACTGGCGTTAAGGCTGGCTTCTCCGAGACGCTCGAGTCCCAGGTCGACAAGGTACTGCGGACGACGGGGGCCGCTCTCAAGGACATTGCCCTGTCCGGACGATCAAGCAAGGATAAAGACGCGAGCCTCTCGGAAGACGCCTTCCTCGAGGCCCACCCGGAATGCAGGCCTGTCATTGTTGTCGACAACTTTTTGCACAAGAATGAGGAAAAGTCGATCATGTACGAGAAGATTGCCGAGTGGGCGGCGTCTATGATACAGAACAACGTCGCACACGTCGTCTTTCTCACTAGCGATTCGGCATATTCTAAACCCCTGTCCAAGGCCATGCCGGACAGGGTCTTCCGTACCATCTCCCTCGGCGATCTCGACCACAAGGTAGCTCGGAAATACGTTATGAGCAGGTTGGAAGACGACCAAAAGGCCGAGGACGCAACGGAGGCGGGTGAGGGCGTCGGGACGCGCCCGCGACCCAACGTCAACGGCTTAGACGCGTGCATCGAGACGTTGGGAGGGCGCCTGACGGATCTCGAGTTTCTCTCGCGTCGCATCAAGGCCGGGCAGAGCCCTCGACAGGCCGTGGACGAAATCGTGGCTGATGGTGCTACCGACATTGTCAAAATGTTCTTGCTCCCCAAgtcgggcgatggcgagagGAGATATTCAACTCAGCAAGCCTGGCACCTCGTGAAGTCACTCGCCGAGGCACCTTCCCTCCGCTACAACCAGGTCCTCCTAACGCCCACATTTTCCTCTTCCGGCAGCCcatcggcggccgacggcgaagcagccctcgatgccctcgccAGTGCCGAGCTAATCTCCCTCAAGACGCATCAGGGTCGTCCGCAGCTCATCCGGGCCGGAAAACCGCTTCACCAAgccgccttcgccgtcctcgtcagcGATCGCGTGCTCAAAGCCAAGAtggacctcgccgtcgcgagTGAGAATACCAAGGTCGAATCCAAGAATATCGAGACGGTCGAGAAGGAGCTCGCGCTTCTCGGCGGCCTGCCGAGGCAGACGAGCGAAACGGCGGCCAGGGTTATATACTTGCTGAACAAGTTGGATGCATCACAGAAGAGGATTGGTGATTGGGAGAAGGAGATGGCAACGCTCAAAAAAGTGCTCAACGACGAGTTTTAA
- a CDS encoding heat shock protein 70-2, protein MATTGPAVGIDLGTTYSCVGIFREDRCDIIANDQGNRTTPSFVAFTDTERLIGDAAKNQVAMNPHNTVFDAKRLIGRKFSDAEVQADMKHFPFKIIDKGGKPIIEVEFKGEQKTFTPEEISSMVLTKMRETAESYLGCQVTNAVVTVPAYFNDSQRQATKDAGLIAGLNVLRIINEPTAAAIAYGLDKKVEGERNVLIFDLGGGTFDVSLLTIEEGIFEVKSTAGDTHLGGEDFDNRLVNHFVNEFKRKHKKDLSTNSRALRRLRTACERAKRTLSSSAQTSIEIDSLFEGIDFYTSITRARFEELCQDLFRSTIQPVDRVLTDAKVDKSQVHEIVLVGGSTRIPRVQKLITDYFNGKEPNKSINPDEAVAYGAAVQAAILSGDTSSKSTNEILLLDVAPLSIGIETAGGMMTKLIPRNTTIPTKKSEVFSTFSDNQPGVLIQVYEGERQRTKDNNLLGKFELTGIPPAPRGVPQIEVTFDVDANGIINVSAVEKGTGKSNKIVITNDKGRLSKEDIERMLADAEKYKDEDEAEGRRVAAKNGLESYAYSLRNTLSDPKVDEKIEAADKETLKKEIDRVVAWLDDSQQATREEYEEHQKELEAIANPIMMKFYGAEGGAGGMPGMPGGAPGGFPGAGGAAGGAGGDDGPTVEEVD, encoded by the coding sequence ATGGCTACCACGGGTCCCGCCGTCGGTATCGACCTGGGTACCACGTACTCTTGCGTGGGTATCTTCCGTGAGGACAGATGCGACATCATTGCCAACGACCAGGGCAACCGAACGACGCCCTCGTTCGTTGCCTTCACTGACACGGAGCGCCTGATTGGTGATGCCGCCAAGAACCAGGTGGCCATGAACCCTCACAACACTGTCTTTGACGCCAAGCGATTGATTGGCCGCAAGTTCAGTGATGCCGAGGTCCAAGCCGACATGAAGCACTTCCCCTTCAAGATCATCGACAAGGGTGGCAAGCCCATAATCGAGGTCGAGTTCAAGGGCGAGCAGAAGACGTTCACTCCCGAGGAGATCTCCTCCATGGTCCTCACCAAGATGCGTGAGACTGCCGAGAGCTACCTCGGCTGCCAAGTGACCAACGCTGTCGTCACCGTTCCTGCCTACTTCAACGACAGCCAGCGTCAGGCCACCAAGGACGCCGGTCTCATTGCCGGTCTCAACGTCCTCCGAATCATCAACGAGCCTACCGCTGCCGCCATTGCCTATGGTCTCGACAAGaaggtcgagggcgagcgcAACGTCCTCATTTTCGATCTCGGTGGTGGTACCTTTGATGTCTCTCTCCTTACCATCGAGGAGGGCATCTTCGAGGTCAAGTCGACTGCTGGTGACACTCACTTGGGCGGTGAGGACTTCGACAACCGCCTGGTGAACCACTTCGTCAATGAGTTCAagcgcaagcacaagaaGGACCTGTCTACCAACAGCCGTGCCCTGCGACGTCTCCGAACCGCTTGCGAGCGCGCCAAGCGTACTCTGTCTTCCTCTGCCCAGACGTCGATCGAAATCGACTCTCTGTTTGAGGGCATCGATTTCTACACCTCCATCACCCGCGCTCGTTTCGAGGAGCTCTGCCAGGATCTGTTCCGCTCCACCATCCAGCCTGTCGACCGCGTCCTGACCGACGCCAAGGTGGACAAGAGCCAGGTTCACGAGATCGTCCTTGTCGGTGGCTCCACTCGTATCCCCCGAGTGCAGAAGCTCATCACCGACTACTTCAACGGCAAGGAGCCCAACAAGTCAATCAACCCTGACGAGGCTGTTGCCTACGGTGCCGCCGTCCAGGCTGCTATTCTCTCTGGCGACACCTCGTCCAAGTCGACCAACGAGATCCTGCTTCTCGACGTCGCTCCTCTCTCCATTGGTATCGAGACTGCTGGCGGCATGATGACCAAGCTCATCCCCCGCAACACCACCATCCCCACGAAGAAGTCCGAGGTCTTCTCCACCTTCTCCGACAACCAGCCTGGTGTGCTCATTCAGGTCTACGAGGGTGAGCGCCAGCGCACCAAGGACAACAACCTGCTCGGCAAGTTTGAGCTCACGGGCAtccctcctgctcctcgtgGTGTGCCTCAGATCGAGGTCACCtttgacgtcgacgccaacggTATTATCAATGTCTCTGCTGTCGAGAAGGGCACTGGCAAGTCCAACAAGATTGTCATTACCAACGACAAGGGCCGCCTGTCCAAAGAGGACATTGAGCGCATGCTGGCTGATGCCGAGAAGtacaaggacgaggacgaggctgaGGGCCGCCGTGTTGCCGCCAAGAACGGTCTTGAGTCGTACGCCTACTCGCTCCGCAACACCTTGTCTGACCCTAAGGTCGACGAGAAGATTGAGGCCGCCGACAAGGAGACGCTCAAGAAGGAGATTGACAGGGTTGTTGCCTGGCTCGACGACAGCCAGCAGGCTACCCGTGAGGAGTACGAGGAGCACCagaaggagctcgaggccattGCCAACCCCATCATGATGAAGTTCTACGGAGCTGAGGGTGGTGCCGGTGGCATGCCTGGCATGCCCGGTGGTGCTCCAGGCGGCTTCCCTGGCGCTGGCGGTGCTGCCGGTGGCgctggtggcgacgacggcccgacCGTTGAGGAGGTTGACTAA